Proteins from one Podospora pseudocomata strain CBS 415.72m chromosome 4, whole genome shotgun sequence genomic window:
- the ACF2 gene encoding endo-1,3-beta glucanase (CAZy:GH81; COG:G; EggNog:ENOG503NTYF), which translates to MTLGVPHRPPLDQAPDQGIVPDWVKPSTSFTTSTMADSGSASSELEFYPQFCFHLSPTAGRWCHLQATDIAALTFNPGFEGQDVYFYLNHPIKWARIAGVVVAIQEFAHRIIYTIDDSSGATIECVVATPPQYPAVTNYKNPRDPDTSADGKPLPKTDGPIDIGHVIDIKGGISVFRDVRQIRAEKITHLRTTEQEAVFWQKIALLRKEVLCRPWVVDPKEVRKLRREEEGRVKKSKLTGLERESKRRKLEEDTVVEGEGRPSRVSRKTGLEKGTQSGGVLVAEVATDGRHSHHHRTGLERRATTRAEVLHHESGSPDRRRRKTGLEPRRPSVGDGGRPAARLRQPLERPDLDETMSGSHSQLRTGLERRSTRSKAQDPIPSSLRSRQTGPEKTSILEVADHDTALSTSRLTGLERRSLLRKAELGPAVREIKHRKTGLEKSSILEATDDTTLSTTRPTGLEKRSSRTIEQAPASACRSQKTGLERTSRPKRQDMTEDATVISTGSRPYKTGLERAASQRTGDLGHKTGLERQRSRDLEKQPNTHYRAAGLEPRKQGQHSSDPSQARITGLERQGSRRALVEKSSQNSQNSQSDQQLQEDKCEPGTTTLRSSSIKRPESPVLVRGKMRLTGLERVVLAVPPPDGRKYPRPWFPIWRTVTVTAQGQPAAATGTCVAVTGDSSSSTASKRSHSIPFGSPGWTTERPSVIISTRSDSGSEAEQTIQAVSEESPDGDTTLFSDETSPASGQQPASSTGSGEVASEVTPTPEVVTQPASPTSSTQPTSTTDLGDTNTVSVITSVNPSGTLQILPTDVPIESTNTGTIPTDAPSSGYPTSQPLITSPIPSPTELISATASVPTDQPSAPSETVSMIVPNIFAAPISTDPPPSQIPQRKDHPAPRIGIKSAGPIGTNKFYNNFFLGNQTSPSYLFPYSVTWARGGGASGTWGMAISHVDASQRVYGQNDPGSGAARYYINPIGIHSVCLSAKELGPGTVLTSDNLTDFSSLVSLRAREGGQAVIQFPLVQGAGFVTGVYNGGQPVVQTGIFFKTVTRASKEAKEGVVKYRLHLEDGTTWLVYAYHTKGEALNLQVVNNGRAESTGPFYGIVQVAKASDGESEKVYDQACGTYAVGVDLSGGVNGKTGTYRFGFRKQGMYQSPVAQFALPHHLSSFDDGTRGKVTGVKLQTPTKGVAYLVLADSWTMVETELPTGIGFLPWSPEAGEVKGLSEGVRSFVKGVALQEVSQDMLQQSDQNSMYFSGKALAKFASIILVIRDMLGDEALALTALNQLKQAFARFAENRQQFPLVYEGGWGGVVSSASYVTGNSGADFGNSYYNDHHFHYGYFILTAAIIGHLDPSWIPANKAYVNTLVRDVANPSAADQYFPVWRNFDWYHGHSWAHGLFDTLDGKDQESSSEDTMASYALKMWGTVSGDQNLAARGNLMLAVQARSLNSYYLYTESNTVQPKNFIGNKVAGILFENKVDHTTYFGTNIEYVQGIHMLPLLPHTPMVRRKEFVREEWDAYFSGGRAEQVTGGWKGILMGNYGTIDPRGGYDFFSGGGRGGVFKGEWLDGGASLTWYLAYCAALGGL; encoded by the exons GCCAAGATGTCTACTTCTACCTCAACCATCCCATAAAATGGGCGCGCATTGCCGGCGTCGTGGTCGCCATACAAGAATTTGCCCACAGGATAATCTACACCATTGACGACAGCAGCGGTGCGACCATTGAATGTGTTGTCGCAACCCCGCCCCAGTACCCAGCCGTTACCAACTACAAAAACCCTAGAGACCCCGATACCTCAGCCGATGGGAAGCCTCTTCCTAAAACCGATGGGCCAATTGATATCGGCCACGTAATCGACATCAAAGGTGGCATATCCGTCTTCCGCGATGTGAGGCAAATTCGCGCCGAGAAGATCACCCATCTACGCACGACAGAGCAGGAGGCAGTATTTTGGCAGAAGATTGCCTTGCTAAGGAAGGAGGTCTTGTGCCGACCATGGGTGGTTGATCCGAAGGAGGTCAGGAAGCTcaggagggaagaagaaggaagagtcAAGAAATCGAAGCTGACGGGGCTCGAGCGGGAaagcaagaggaggaagctCGAGGAAGACAcagtggtggagggagagggtagGCCATCACGGGTCTCTCGCAAGACCGGTTTGGAAAAGGGCACGCAGAGCGGTGGTGTGCtggtggcggaggtggcGACGGATGGCCGCCactctcaccatcaccggacAGGACTCGAGCGGCGAGCAACGACGAGGGCGGAAGTGCTGCATCACGAGTCCGGCAGCCCTGACCGTCGTCGGCGGAAGACGGGATTGGAACCGCGGCGTCCGtcggttggtgatggaggacgACCGGCAGCCCGGCTTAGGCAACCGCTGGAGCGAccagatcttgatgagaCGATGTCTGGAAGTCACAGTCAGCTTAGAACTGGACTGGAACGACGAAGCACTCGGTCAAAAGCACAGGATCCGATACCTAGCAGTCTTCGATCCCGCCAGACTGGCCCGGAGAAGACAAGCATCTTGGAGGTTGCTGACCATGATACAGCTCTGAGCACAAGCCGGTTGACTGGTCTCGAAAGACGCAGCTTATTGAGGAAAGCAGAGCTCGGGCCAGCAGTCCGTGAAATCAAACACCGAAAGACTGGGCTGGAGAAATCAAGCATATTAGAGGCCACAGACGACACGACGCTGAGCACAACACGGCCAACTGGTCTTGAAAAGAGGAGCTCCCGAACGATCGAACAGGCGCCTGCATCTGCTTGTCGGTCCCAAAAGACCGGCCTGGAAAGGACGAGCAGGCCAAAGAGGCAAGACATGACAGAAGACGCCACTGTGATATCAACCGGCAGCCGCCCTTATAAAACTGGCCTCGAGAGAGCAGCAAGTCAACGCACAGGAGACCTTGGTCACAAGACTGGTCTTGAAAGGCAACGTAGCAGAGACCTGGAGAAGCAGCCAAATACCCATTATCGCGCCGCTGGGCTAGAACCACGGAAACAGGGCCAGCACAGCTCTGATCCCAGTCAGGCCCGGATCACAGGTTTGGAAAGGCAGGGTTCTAGGAGAGCTCTCGTGGAGAAAAGCTCCCAAAATTCCCAAAATTCCCAGTCTGATCAgcagctgcaagaagacaaGTGTGAGCCTGGGACTACCACACTGCGCTCGAGCAGCATTAAAAGGCCCGAGAGCCCGGTTTTGGTGAGGGGAAAGATGAGGTTAactgggttggagagg GTCGTCCTAGCtgtcccaccaccagacGGCCGGAAGTACCCACGACCTTGGTTCCCGATCTGGAGGACGGTTACCGTCACTGCTCAGGGTCAACCGGCAGCTGCTACTGGTACTTGCGTGGCGGTGACAGGAGATTCGAGCTCTTCTACCGCCAGCAAGAGGAGCCACTCTATCCCCTTTGGATCGCCTGGGTGGACAACGGAACGTCCTTCGGTCATCATCAGCACACGTTCTGATTCGGGGTCAGAGGCGGAGCAGACTATCCAGGCCGTTTCCGAGGAGAGTCCTGACGGGGACACGACTCTCTTTTCGGACGAGACGAGTCCCGCTTCTGGTCAACAACctgccagcagcaccggctCGGGCGAGGTCGCCTCTGAAGTGACACCAACCCCTGAGGTTGTCACACAGCCAGCTTCTCCTACCAGCAGCACGCAACCAACATCGACAACTGACCTCGGTGACACCAACACTGTCAGTGTCATCACCAGTGTCAACCCCTCGGGAACGCTTCAGATCCTGCCCACGGACGTTCCTATCGAGTCGACCAACACGGGCACCATTCCTACCGACGCTCCGTCGAGCGGGTATCCTACCTCTCAACCGCTTATTACTTCCCCTATCCCGTCTCCGACAGAGCTCATCTCTGCCACGGCGTCGGTTCCGACCGATCAGCCGTCCGCGCCCTCGGAAACGGTCAGCATGATTGTCCCCAACATTTTCGCGGCGCCGATTTCTACGGACCCGCCCCCGTCTCAGATCCCCCAGAGGAAGGACCACCCCGCCCCTAGAATCGGCATCAAGTCGGCTGGTCCCATTGGGACGAACAAGTTTTACAATAATTTCTTCTTGGGGAATCAGACCTCGCCTAGTTACCTGTTTCCCTACAGTGTCACCTGGgcgaggggaggtggtgcctCGGGGACGTGGGGCATGGCCATTTCGCATGTCGATGCTAGCCAGAGGGTGTACGGGCAGAACGACCCTGGTTCGGGAGCGGCGAGGTATTACATCAATCCTATTGGGATCCACTCGGTGTGCTTGAGCGCGAAGGAGCTCGGGCCGGGGACGGTGTTGACTAGTGACAACCTGACGGACTTTTCGAGCCTGGTGAGCTTGAGGGCGCGAGAGGGGGGCCAGGCGGTGATCCAGTTCCCGCTGGTTCAGGGGGCGGGGTTCGTGACGGGGGTGTACAACGGGGGCCAGCCGGTGGTTCAGACGGGAATCTTCTTCAAGACCGTGACGAGGGCGTCCaaggaggcgaaggagggggtggtcaAGTATAGACTGCATTTGGAGGACGGGACGACGTGGTTGGTGTATGCTTATCACACGAAAGGGGAGGCCTTGAACTTGCAGGTTGTGAACAATGGAAGGGCGGAGTCGACGGGGCCGTTTTATGGCATCGTTCAGGTTGCCAAGGCGAGCGATGGGGAGTCAGAAAAAGTTTACGACCAGGCTTGTGGGACGTATGCGGTGGGGGTTGACCTGAGCGGGGGGGTGAATGGGAAGACGGGGACGTATCGGTTTGGGTTTAGGAAGCAGGGGATGTATCAGAGTCCTGTCGCGCAGTTTGCGCTGCCGCATCATCTGAGTTCttttgatgatgggacgAGGGGGAAGGTGACGGGGGTGAAGCTGCAGACGCCGACGAAGGGGGTGGCGTATCTGGTGCTGGCGGACAGCTGGACCATGGTGGAGACGGAGCTGCCGACGGGGATTGGGTTTTTGCCTTGGAGCCccgaggcgggggaggtgaaggggttgagcgagggggtgaggagtttTGTGAAGGGGGTTGCGTTGCAGGAGGTGAGCCAGGATATGCTGCAGCAGAGCGATCAGAATTCGATGTATTTCAGTGGGaag GCGTTGGCCAAGTTTGCTAGCATTATCTTGGTTATTCGGGACATGCTTGGTGACGAGGCGCTGGCGTTGACGGCGCTGAACCAGCTCAAGCAGGCGTTCGCGCGGTTCGCCGAGAACAGGCAACAGTTCCCGCTTGTGTACGAgggcggttggggaggcgTCGTCTCTTCGGCGAGCTACGTCACGGGCAACTCTGGCGCCGACTTTGGCAACTCCTACTACAACGACCACCACTTCCACTACGGGTACTTCATCCTCACCGCCGCGATCATCGGACATCTCGATCCTTCCTGGATCCCGGCCAACAAGGCCTACGTCAACACGCTGGTCCGGGACGTGGCCAACCCGAGCGCGGCGGACCAGTACTTCCCCGTGTGGAGGAACTTTGACTGGTACCACGGCCACAGCTGGGCCCACGGGCTGTTCGACACGCTCGACGGCAAGGACCAGGAGTCGAGCTCGGAGGACACGATGGCGTCGTACGCGCTCAAGATGTGGGGGACGGTGAGCGGCGACCAGAACCTGGCGGCGAGGGGGAATCTGATGCTGGCTGTGCAGGCGAGGTCGCTGAACTCGTATTACCTGTACACCGAGAGCAACACGGTGCAGCCGAAGAATTTTATTGGGAACAAGGTTGCGGGGATTTTGTTTGAGAACAAGGTGGACCACACGACGTATTTTGGGACGAATATTGAGTATGTGCAGGGGATTCACATGCTGCCTCTGTTGCCGCACACGCccatggtgaggaggaaggagtttgtgagggaggagtgggatgcGTACTTTtcgggagggagggcggagCAGGTCactggggggtggaaggggattTTGATGGGGAATTATGGGACGATTGATCCGAGGGGAGGGTATGACTTTTTTagcgggggaggaaggggaggggtgtttaAGGGGGAGTGGTTGGACGGGGGGGCGAGTTTGACTTGGTATCTGGCTTATTGTGCGGCgcttggggggttgtga
- a CDS encoding hypothetical protein (COG:U; EggNog:ENOG503NUAW), with the protein MADKDKEKDAITTSSTQPPSTSSKSPDRAPSPTPIQDTAAALPSDAEKPPTPPRDDSNMVYPTGPKLYLIISSLCLSVFLVALDQTIIAPALGAITTEFSSVRDIGWYGASYLLTTTALQPCYGSLYRMFSVKYTYLVAVFIFEIGSLICAVAPTSNAFIAGRAVAGMGTAGLFSGSIVILSYTLPLRKRPAAFGLIGGMWGISSVAGPLLGGAFSDAPNPGWRWCFYINLPIGAFAMAAIFFFLKINRVDNPEGLTFLERILRLDLAGTAMLIPAVICLLLALQWGGTEHAWNSSVIIGLFVGFALMIGAFAVIQVWKGDRGTLPPRLFKNRDVVCAMLFAFFFGAGFFPLVYYLALYFQAVQGDTAVTAGIKLLPLLISVVITSVATGGLVTVVGYYNPFILPCMVLFATGAGMITTFSLTTPFSAWFGYQVLAGLGIGVGFQTGVLVVQNVMPLEWVPVATACIQFFQSIGGAIFIAVAQAVFQNGLIDTLAKDAPGLPAELFLNIGASQVSQVVSAPPPAGLGRPDDVNIVLNAYLQGLRNTYYIAVGCACGAFVAACGLSWKKIQRHRAKAADDSEGGGGEKSAVVVPAH; encoded by the exons ATGGCCGACAAAgacaaagaaaaagacgccatcaccacatcctccacccagccaccctccacctcctcgaaATCCCCTGACcgagccccctccccaacccctaTCCAagacaccgccgccgccctcccctcAGATGCCGAAAagcccccaacaccaccccgaGACGACTCCAACATGGTCTACCCCACCGGCCCAAAACTCtacctcatcatctcctccctctgcctctccgTCTTCCTGGTAGCCCTCGACCAAACAATCATCGCCCCCGCCCTCGGCGCCATCACGACCGAGTTCTCCTCCGTGAGGGACATTGGCTGGTACGGCGCCAgctacctcctcaccaccaccgccctccagCCCTGCTACGGCTCCCTCTACCGCATGTTCTCCGTCAAGTACACCTACCTCGTCGCCGTCTTCATCTTTGAAATCGGCTCGCTCATCTGCGCCGTCGCCCCcacctccaacgccttcaTCGCCGGGAGGGCCGTTGCCGGTATGGGCACCGCGGGTCTGTTTTCGGGATCGATTGTGATTTTGAGCTACACCTTGCCACTGAGGAAACGGCCGGCCGCGTTCGGGTTGATAGGAGGGATGTGGGGGATCAGCTCCGTCGCCGGTCCGTTGCTGGGGGGGGCGTTCAGCGATGCGCCCAACccggggtggaggtggtgtttctacatcaacctccccatcgGAGCGTTCGCCATGGCGGCgatattcttcttcctcaagatCAACCGGGTTGATAACCCTGAGGGGCTCACGTTTCTGGAAAGGATCTTGAGGCTTGATCTGGCGGGGACGGCGATGCTCATCCCGGCTGTTATCTGCTTGTTGCTCGCCCTGCAGTGGGGCGGGACCGAGCACGCCTGGAACAGCTCGGTGATTATTGGGCTGTTTGTCGGGTTTGCGCTGATGATTGGGGCTTTTGCTGTGATTCAGGTTTGGAAGGGGGATAGGGGGACGTTGCCGCCGAGGTTGTTCAAGAATAGGGATGTTGTCTGCGCGATGTTGTTTGCGTTTTTCTTTGGGGCGGGGTTTTTTCCTTTGGTTTATTATCTTG CCCTCTACTTCCAAGCCGTCCAAGGCGACACCGCCGTAACAGCCGgcatcaaactcctccccctcctcatctcagTCGTCATCACCTCCGTCGCAACCGGCGGCCTCGTCACCGTCGTCGGCTACTACAACcccttcatcctcccctGCATGGTCCTCTTCGCCACCGGCGCGGGCATgatcaccaccttctccctcaccacccccttcagcGCCTGGTTCGGCTACCAggtcctcgccggcctcgggATCGGCGTCGGCTTCCAGACCGGGGTTCTGGTAGTCCAAAACGTCATGCCCCTCGAGTGGGTCCCCGTCGCCACTGCCTGCATCCAGTTCTTCCAGTCCATCGGcggcgccatcttcatcgccGTTGCGCAGGCAGTCTTCCAGAACGGCCTCATTGACACCTTGGCTAAAGACGCGCCTGGCCTGCCAGCGGAACTGTTTCTCAATATTGGCGCCTCTCAGGTCAGCCAGGTGGTctccgcccctccccccgctgGGCTGGGGAGACCAGATGATGTGAATATCGTCTTGAACGCCTACCTCCAGGGGTTGAGAAACACGTATTACATCGCGGTTGGTTGCGCCTGTGGTGCCTTTGTGGCGGCGTGCGGTCTGAGTTGGAAAAAGATTCAACGGCATAGAGCCAAGGCAGCAGATGAttcagagggaggaggaggagaaaagagcGCCGTGGTTGTTCCTGCTCACTag